In Microcaecilia unicolor chromosome 1, aMicUni1.1, whole genome shotgun sequence, the following are encoded in one genomic region:
- the FOXF2 gene encoding forkhead box protein F2: MTTETSQQRLEPPAPLRSSPVLIGQQPSSALETSASSKIKKSSSGLRRPEKPPYSYIALIVMAIQSSPTKRLTLSEIYQFLQARFPFFRGTYQGWKNSVRHNLSLNECFIKLPKGLGRPGKGHYWTIDPASEFMFEEGSFRRRPRGFRRKCQALKPMYRMMNGLGFSTSIIPQGFDFQTSCHTNGYNLDMMANSMAGGYDGLSGGHHVPHMSPNPGSTYMASCPVSSSGDYGHDSSSSPVPSSPALGSAIECHSPYTSPSAHWTSSSASPYLKQQGLPASNAASSGIHSGMPSYSLEQSYLHQSARDEISVGLPRYQHHSTPVCDRKDFVFNFNGISSFHPSASGSYYHHHHHQSVCQDIKPCVM; encoded by the exons atgaCCACGGAGACCTCGCAGCAGCGCTTGGAGCCCCCGGCACCGCTTCGCTCCAGTCCGGTCCTGATCGGCCAGCAGCCCTCCTCAGCCCTGGAGACCTCGGCTTCCTCCAAGATCAAGAAAAGCAGCTCGGGGCTTCGGCGGCCGGAGAAACCTCCCTACTCCTACATCGCCTTGATCGTGATGGCCATCCAGAGCTCCCCGACCAAGAGGCTGACCCTCAGCGAGATCTACCAGTTTCTACAAGCCAGGTTCCCTTTCTTTCGGGGCACTTACCAAGGCTGGAAGAACTCGGTGCGTCACAACCTGTCCTTGAATGAATGTTTCATCAAACTGCCCAAGGGTCTGGGCCGACCCGGCAAAGGGCATTACTGGACCATCGACCCGGCTAGTGAGTTCATGTTCGAGGAGGGCTCCTTCCGACGCCGACCCCGAGGATTCAGGAGAAAATGCCAAGCCTTGAAGCCCATGTACAGGATGATGAATGGTCTGGGTTTCAGCACGTCCATCATCCCTCAAGGCTTTGATTTCCAAACCTCCTGCCATACCAACGGGTACAATTTGGACATGATGGCCAACTCTATGGCAGGTGGCTACGACGGCCTGAGCGGAGGCCACCACGTCCCTCACATGTCCCCCAACCCCGGTTCAACCTACATGGCCAGCTGCCCCGTGTCCTCAAGTGGAGATTATGGGCATGACAGCAGCAGTAGCCCCGTGCCCTCTTCTCCGGCCCTGGGCAGTGCTATTGAGTGCCACTCTCCCTACACAAGCCCCTCAGCCCACTGGACCTCATCGAGCGCTTCTCCATACCTAAAACAGCAAGGTCTGCCTGCCAGCAATGCAGCATCATCGGGGATCCATTCGGGCATGCCCTCCTACTCCCTGGAGCAATCCTATCTGCACCAAAGCGCTCGAGACGAAATTTCAG TGGGATTGCCGCGCTACCAGCATCACTCCACCCCGGTGTGCGACAGAAAAGATTTCGTGTTCAATTTTAACGGCATTTCTTCTTTTCATCCTTCCGCCAGTGGATCTTactatcaccaccaccaccatcaaagCGTGTGTCAAGACATCAAACCCTGCGTTATGTGA